From a single Francisella halioticida genomic region:
- a CDS encoding bifunctional methionine sulfoxide reductase B/A protein translates to MLKTKSLTPKEYEIIINKDTEQPFTGKYNDLDQKGIYICRNCGTPLFKADSKFISTCGWPSYDIHIDNNVKELPDADGRRTEILCNNCDGHLGHIFHGESYTKLNTRYCVNSASVDFIASEIFGETEEIIVAAGCFWGVEYYMKKLGGVLFAESGYCGGDHPYPNYKEVCSGNTGYLEVVRIIFDKTKLSLENLLKYFFEIHDFQQVDGQGPDIGEQYKSAIFYYDDEQKQIVESLKDSLINKGYKVATEIREVKPFYVAEDYHLDYYMRQGSLPYCHTHKKIF, encoded by the coding sequence GTGCTTAAAACAAAAAGTTTAACTCCAAAAGAATATGAAATTATAATCAATAAAGATACGGAACAACCATTTACAGGAAAATATAATGATTTAGATCAAAAGGGTATATATATCTGTAGAAATTGTGGTACACCACTATTTAAAGCAGATAGTAAATTTATTTCAACTTGTGGTTGGCCTAGTTATGATATTCATATAGATAATAATGTTAAAGAGCTTCCAGATGCTGATGGACGAAGAACAGAAATATTATGTAATAATTGTGATGGTCATTTAGGCCATATATTTCATGGAGAGAGTTATACTAAGTTAAATACTCGTTATTGTGTAAATTCTGCATCAGTTGATTTTATTGCATCAGAAATTTTTGGTGAAACTGAAGAGATTATTGTTGCAGCAGGGTGTTTTTGGGGTGTTGAATACTACATGAAAAAACTTGGTGGAGTGTTATTTGCTGAATCAGGATATTGTGGTGGAGATCATCCATATCCAAATTATAAAGAAGTATGTAGTGGTAATACAGGTTATTTGGAGGTTGTTAGAATAATCTTTGATAAGACAAAACTCTCATTGGAAAATTTATTAAAATACTTTTTTGAGATTCATGATTTTCAACAAGTTGATGGTCAGGGTCCTGATATTGGTGAGCAATATAAGTCTGCTATATTCTATTATGACGATGAACAAAAGCAAATCGTAGAAAGCTTAAAAGATTCTTTAATCAATAAGGGATACAAAGTAGCTACTGAAATTAGAGAAGTGAAACCTTTTTATGTGGCAGAAGATTATCATCTAGATTATTATATGAGGCAAGGATCTTTACCATACTGCCATACGCATAAAAAAATATTCTAG
- a CDS encoding FKBP-type peptidyl-prolyl cis-trans isomerase N-terminal domain-containing protein, with amino-acid sequence MKLTKTLLIAPLVAGALISTSFAATDTKSDISYSVGYTMGETLKAQMQQNNVSADNGQVIDGLKDGIDSKKPKLTPEQMQTAMMDFQKQAIAAQKKAQ; translated from the coding sequence ATGAAATTAACTAAAACTCTACTTATAGCTCCATTAGTTGCTGGGGCTTTGATTAGTACTAGTTTTGCAGCAACAGATACTAAATCTGATATAAGCTACTCTGTTGGATACACTATGGGGGAAACTCTAAAAGCTCAAATGCAACAAAATAATGTTTCTGCAGATAACGGACAAGTTATTGATGGTCTAAAAGATGGAATTGATTCAAAAAAACCTAAATTGACTCCAGAACAAATGCAAACTGCTATGATGGATTTCCAAAAGCAAGCTATAGCTGCACAAAAGAAGGCTCAGTAA
- a CDS encoding ATP-dependent helicase, which yields MQYTSEQQKIINHDIKKHALVSAVAGSGKTQTLIARIEYLIAKGIIPNRILVLMYNKSAQLDFANRLNKVLKPEISRLINVRTMHSLGNSFLQAFAKAGYISVEKILKEYEVDIIIQKLLKLYQKEFKIIKDIDNERIESFKEYISLLKSDLALNNQRIKDLNVKEKRLLDKIFAEFNRECEKQKVITYDDMIYLPAKLFEKDSSSIARANSLYSYIIIDEYQDINQAQQFFLKCLVGDNTYVMAVGDVDQTIYQWRGSTPYYMLEGFKKDFKNVRQYQLSYTFRYGDLVSLMANNIITNNKKRHNNLCITYPKLKDKTTDISILDNSDKVVLKLKALIDSGVKAEQVAILVRKYNSTTVFELSCLYNDLAYRVVADKNIFSENLFKAIYGYLMLFNKGYGFEKHSIEHRVEFIKSMLDYPSLYLKRDTKQKLAQEIAKDISQAMTLIADLTKTADKPFKKRNILAVVSSWRAIFNNTRIKKSDRAISFILENLDLEKQISKISGETHSSKSKLKIINGIVSFAKSKKSSLVDFIELLHNIYLKSNQQDSNDPNQIQIMSMHRAKGLEWDYVVVYDVTEGGFFGDKNTKASDETIEEERRLFYVAITRVRKHLFIVSADDISRLSAWYQIKKNSYPKDLKCKNSLRFLYESNLVESENYLENFGSLESFDMKNKIIKKYHQKISKL from the coding sequence ATGCAGTATACATCTGAACAACAGAAAATTATCAATCATGATATTAAAAAACATGCTTTAGTTTCAGCAGTTGCTGGTAGCGGTAAGACACAAACTCTTATTGCTAGAATAGAGTATTTAATAGCTAAAGGAATTATTCCTAATAGAATATTAGTTTTAATGTATAATAAATCTGCTCAGCTTGATTTTGCAAATAGGCTTAATAAAGTTTTAAAACCTGAAATATCTAGATTAATTAATGTCCGCACAATGCATTCTTTAGGCAACAGTTTCTTACAAGCGTTTGCCAAGGCAGGCTATATTAGTGTTGAAAAAATTCTTAAAGAGTACGAAGTTGATATTATTATTCAAAAGTTATTAAAGTTATATCAAAAAGAATTTAAAATAATTAAAGATATTGACAATGAAAGAATCGAGAGTTTTAAAGAGTATATTTCATTACTTAAATCAGATCTTGCTTTAAATAACCAAAGGATAAAAGATCTAAATGTAAAAGAAAAAAGGCTTTTAGATAAGATTTTTGCTGAATTTAATAGAGAGTGTGAAAAGCAAAAAGTAATTACATACGATGATATGATATATTTGCCAGCAAAGTTATTTGAAAAAGATAGTTCAAGTATAGCTCGAGCAAATAGTTTATATTCCTATATAATTATCGATGAGTATCAAGATATAAATCAAGCACAGCAGTTTTTTTTAAAATGTCTCGTTGGAGATAATACTTATGTAATGGCTGTTGGAGATGTTGATCAAACTATTTATCAGTGGCGTGGTTCAACACCATATTATATGTTAGAAGGCTTTAAAAAAGATTTTAAAAATGTAAGACAGTATCAACTATCTTATACTTTTCGTTATGGTGATTTAGTATCTCTTATGGCCAATAATATTATTACTAATAATAAGAAACGCCATAATAACCTATGTATAACATATCCTAAATTAAAAGATAAAACTACAGATATTAGTATCTTAGATAATAGTGATAAGGTTGTTTTAAAGTTAAAAGCATTGATTGATAGTGGTGTAAAAGCAGAGCAGGTTGCTATATTAGTTAGAAAGTATAATTCAACAACGGTTTTTGAACTAAGTTGTCTGTATAACGATTTAGCATATAGAGTTGTAGCAGATAAAAATATTTTTAGTGAAAACCTTTTTAAGGCTATATATGGATATTTGATGTTGTTTAATAAAGGTTATGGCTTTGAGAAACATTCTATAGAACATCGAGTTGAATTTATAAAATCAATGTTAGATTATCCTTCATTATATTTAAAAAGAGACACTAAGCAGAAATTAGCACAAGAAATAGCTAAAGATATCTCACAAGCGATGACTTTAATAGCAGATCTTACTAAAACAGCAGATAAGCCTTTTAAAAAAAGAAATATCTTAGCAGTTGTTAGTAGTTGGCGAGCTATTTTCAATAATACTCGGATAAAAAAATCTGATAGAGCAATAAGTTTTATTTTAGAAAATTTAGATTTAGAAAAGCAAATCTCTAAGATCTCAGGAGAAACCCATTCAAGCAAATCAAAGCTTAAGATTATAAATGGCATAGTAAGTTTTGCTAAAAGTAAAAAAAGCTCTTTAGTCGATTTTATTGAGTTATTACACAATATATATCTTAAATCTAATCAACAAGATAGTAATGACCCAAATCAAATACAGATAATGTCAATGCATAGAGCAAAGGGATTAGAGTGGGATTATGTAGTTGTTTATGATGTTACAGAAGGTGGTTTTTTTGGTGATAAGAACACCAAAGCCTCGGATGAGACTATAGAGGAAGAAAGAAGACTATTCTATGTTGCGATTACAAGAGTTAGAAAACATTTATTTATAGTCTCGGCTGACGATATTAGTAGATTATCAGCATGGTATCAGATTAAAAAGAATTCTTATCCAAAAGATTTAAAATGTAAAAATAGTCTAAGATTTCTTTATGAGAGTAATTTAGTTGAAAGTGAAAATTACTTAGAAAATTTTGGTTCTTTAGAAAGCTTTGATATGAAAAATAAAATTATTAAGAAATATCACCAGAAAATTTCTAAGTTGTAA
- the fipB gene encoding DsbA-like infectivity potentiator lipoprotein FipB, translating to MTKKKLLKALAVAAITTSLVACSNGSSDDSSSTASTSSGSTVATTTKTIDTSSDNVKANASYTIGYGMGSSISQDPNLKSYDLLKDQVIAGFKDAMGSKKPEISEQDIKNNMGSLRQTMMKKMSEQRVTSFLKVKNSMYNSDLTLKSDVKNPDVVIYEFFDYQCMYCSKLAPGIEEIMKHNSNVQIIFGEFPIFGQRAPASEYAAEVGTAIYKLYGADTYVKYHNGVFATGEDEGKLTDATVNKVATQAGAKIDAVKKAITNDKIAAHVKSTLEMGFKDLDIQGTPFLVVAPLKGANADNTTIIDGYTSTANIQKAINKAKPSNKTSSTTTSDKSK from the coding sequence ATGACTAAGAAAAAACTTTTAAAAGCACTAGCTGTAGCAGCTATCACAACTAGTTTAGTTGCTTGTTCTAATGGTAGTAGTGATGATTCTTCTTCAACTGCTAGTACAAGTTCAGGATCTACAGTAGCAACTACTACAAAAACAATAGATACAAGCAGTGACAACGTTAAAGCCAATGCCAGCTACACTATTGGCTATGGCATGGGATCAAGTATATCTCAAGATCCTAATCTTAAGAGCTATGATTTATTAAAAGATCAAGTAATAGCAGGTTTTAAAGATGCAATGGGTTCTAAGAAACCAGAAATCTCTGAGCAAGATATCAAAAACAATATGGGCTCTCTTCGTCAAACTATGATGAAAAAAATGAGTGAGCAAAGAGTAACAAGCTTCCTTAAAGTTAAAAATAGTATGTATAACTCTGACCTAACTCTTAAATCAGATGTTAAGAACCCTGACGTTGTAATATATGAATTTTTTGACTATCAGTGCATGTACTGTTCAAAATTGGCTCCAGGAATTGAAGAGATTATGAAACATAATAGTAATGTTCAAATTATCTTTGGTGAGTTTCCAATTTTTGGTCAAAGAGCTCCAGCATCAGAATATGCAGCTGAAGTTGGTACTGCAATCTATAAACTATATGGTGCTGATACATATGTTAAATATCATAATGGTGTATTTGCTACAGGTGAGGATGAAGGTAAACTAACTGACGCAACTGTAAATAAAGTAGCGACTCAAGCTGGTGCTAAGATTGATGCTGTTAAGAAAGCTATCACGAATGATAAAATAGCAGCTCATGTAAAATCCACCTTAGAAATGGGCTTTAAGGATCTTGATATCCAAGGAACTCCTTTCTTAGTTGTTGCTCCTCTTAAAGGTGCTAATGCTGATAATACTACTATAATAGATGGTTATACGAGTACAGCGAATATTCAAAAAGCTATAAATAAAGCTAAACCTAGTAACAAAACATCTTCAACTACTACTTCAGACAAATCTAAATAA
- a CDS encoding IS3 family transposase produces MGWKVTQPRVSKRMKLLGLHAKAARKHKKTTDSNHNKHVYDNLLEQNFTALSVNHRWVTDITYVPTQEGWLYLCVIIDLFSRSVIGWAMDSRMKADLVCNALNMALFRRNFPSGVIIHSDKGSQYCSKQYQDIIKEHWLLSSMSSKGCCYDNAACESFFGTLKVELVHDESYKTREEAKLSIFEYIEAYYNTKRRHSTINYMTPYQFEYIMENEVVNCPKLTG; encoded by the coding sequence ATGGGTTGGAAAGTTACTCAACCTAGAGTATCTAAACGTATGAAATTACTTGGTTTACATGCTAAAGCGGCTCGTAAGCATAAGAAAACTACAGATTCTAACCACAACAAACATGTTTATGATAATTTATTAGAACAAAACTTCACTGCTTTATCTGTAAATCATAGGTGGGTTACAGATATAACTTATGTACCTACACAAGAGGGGTGGCTGTATCTTTGTGTGATTATAGATTTATTTTCAAGATCAGTTATTGGTTGGGCAATGGATTCTAGGATGAAAGCGGATTTAGTTTGTAATGCTTTAAATATGGCATTATTTAGAAGAAATTTTCCTAGTGGTGTGATTATACACTCTGATAAAGGGTCACAGTACTGTAGCAAACAATATCAAGACATTATTAAAGAACACTGGCTACTATCAAGTATGAGCTCTAAAGGATGCTGTTACGATAATGCTGCTTGTGAAAGTTTCTTTGGAACTTTAAAAGTAGAGTTAGTACATGATGAAAGCTATAAAACTAGAGAAGAAGCTAAACTATCAATATTTGAATATATTGAAGCTTACTATAATACAAAAAGGAGACATTCTACAATAAATTATATGACTCCATATCAATTTGAATATATAATGGAAAATGAAGTAGTAAACTGTCCCAAATTGACGGGGTAG
- the rsfS gene encoding ribosome silencing factor has product MTTDQRLHIVTEALDDLKGLDIQAIDVEHLTDIMDKIVICTASSTTHAKALSKHLEQELKSNKVSILGIEGDNKSDWILVDIGDVVAHIMLEETRNLYALEKLWDIQRTNS; this is encoded by the coding sequence ATGACTACAGATCAAAGATTACATATTGTAACAGAAGCTCTAGATGATCTAAAAGGGCTAGATATCCAAGCTATAGATGTAGAGCATCTAACAGACATAATGGACAAAATTGTGATTTGCACAGCTTCATCAACCACTCATGCTAAAGCTCTTTCTAAACATTTAGAACAGGAGCTTAAAAGTAACAAAGTGTCTATATTAGGAATTGAGGGCGACAATAAATCTGACTGGATTTTGGTAGATATTGGAGATGTTGTAGCCCATATAATGCTTGAAGAAACTAGAAACCTATATGCATTAGAAAAGCTTTGGGATATCCAACGCACAAATAGCTAA
- a CDS encoding IS3 family transposase produces the protein MDDYIDFYNNRRFHESINYKKPMEFYYDNLLEKRAA, from the coding sequence GTGGATGATTATATAGATTTTTATAATAATAGAAGATTTCATGAGTCTATCAATTATAAAAAACCTATGGAATTTTATTACGATAACTTATTGGAAAAACGGGCGGCTTAG
- a CDS encoding Bcr/CflA family efflux MFS transporter — translation MFQIRKGSKYLVFFVVIFVALPPFAIDTYIPAFGKISDFFQVDVSILSITVSTYLIGFGVGMFFWGALSDRFGRKNILIIGMLIYVLSTILCSFAHDFSTLVFMRFLQGLGDSPAAVAAAAILKDCYRGQKLIKMMATMVMIFMIAPIVAPIIGSIIIYTTGSWQNIFHFLTIYGIILLIITLIIPETLLSHNKSKSLSSSFKVYFKHLTNIPFIATSLVAGLCFGALFSFISSSSNLIIEYYKLGYIQYCILFALNICGILFSSYYIKKKITSSNQRYFIFVGYISAIIIIVANIITSIFFNNIYFFIILNVLATASFSLINLITTTKAIDLLKEGFAAGNAIVRLTRFVAAGFAGFFLSFLSISNLMVDIPIQQLGFIILSILIFVMIKNRLFPEKA, via the coding sequence ATGTTTCAAATAAGAAAAGGAAGTAAATATCTTGTTTTCTTTGTGGTAATATTTGTTGCTTTACCCCCTTTTGCTATTGATACTTATATCCCAGCTTTTGGTAAAATTAGTGATTTTTTTCAAGTAGATGTAAGTATTTTATCTATTACTGTCTCAACTTATCTTATTGGTTTTGGAGTCGGTATGTTTTTCTGGGGAGCATTATCAGATCGATTTGGCCGTAAAAATATACTTATAATCGGTATGCTCATATATGTATTAAGTACTATTTTATGTTCATTTGCACATGATTTTAGTACATTAGTATTTATGAGGTTCTTACAAGGCTTAGGTGATTCTCCTGCAGCTGTAGCTGCAGCTGCTATCCTCAAAGATTGCTATAGAGGGCAGAAACTAATAAAAATGATGGCTACCATGGTTATGATATTTATGATAGCTCCTATAGTAGCTCCAATCATTGGCAGTATTATTATTTATACAACTGGAAGCTGGCAAAATATTTTCCATTTTTTAACTATTTATGGAATTATATTGCTCATAATAACGTTAATAATTCCTGAAACACTCCTTTCACACAATAAGTCAAAGAGCTTATCATCTAGCTTTAAAGTCTACTTCAAACATTTAACAAATATACCTTTTATAGCAACATCTTTAGTCGCTGGTCTTTGTTTTGGGGCATTATTTAGTTTTATTAGCTCATCATCTAACTTAATTATAGAATACTATAAGCTTGGATATATCCAATACTGTATACTTTTTGCTTTGAATATTTGTGGCATCTTATTTTCTAGCTACTATATAAAGAAAAAAATAACCTCTTCTAATCAAAGGTATTTTATATTCGTTGGTTATATATCTGCTATTATAATTATAGTAGCGAATATTATAACTTCTATATTTTTTAATAATATTTATTTTTTTATAATTTTAAATGTACTTGCAACAGCTAGTTTTTCTTTAATAAATCTTATCACAACAACAAAAGCAATTGATTTATTAAAAGAAGGCTTTGCTGCTGGAAATGCTATTGTAAGACTTACAAGATTCGTAGCAGCTGGTTTTGCTGGTTTTTTCTTGAGCTTTTTATCTATATCAAATTTAATGGTAGATATTCCAATACAACAATTAGGATTTATAATTTTATCTATACTTATTTTTGTGATGATAAAAAATAGGCTATTTCCAGAAAAAGCATAA
- a CDS encoding TrmH family RNA methyltransferase, producing the protein MKALTQKLHKEIKRLHSSQGRKKSPYYIIEGVRCCQEAIERLSKLEIYAIITTEKLDNKLYHSDKKHIHIVSEKDFNELSQTQNPQGILILAYKKDFKELKFNDNFILVLDRIQDPGNIGTILRTAIAVGLKEIILTNGTVDPFNPKAIRAGMGAQFSLDFYYLDNLKQLKTISKLKNYKVWLTTPHEGVSCYDRKFQLKDSILVFGEEANGIQDFSVGEKTMIPTLSNIESLNVAQAATIYLFEGLRQKLLK; encoded by the coding sequence ATGAAAGCCCTTACACAAAAATTACATAAAGAAATAAAAAGACTTCATTCATCTCAGGGAAGAAAAAAATCACCATATTATATTATAGAAGGTGTTAGATGCTGCCAAGAAGCTATTGAAAGACTTTCCAAATTAGAGATATATGCAATAATAACAACCGAAAAACTAGATAATAAGTTATATCATTCAGATAAAAAGCATATCCATATAGTTTCTGAAAAAGATTTTAATGAACTTTCACAAACTCAAAATCCACAAGGAATTTTAATACTAGCTTATAAAAAAGATTTTAAAGAACTCAAATTTAACGATAATTTCATACTAGTATTAGATAGAATCCAAGATCCAGGTAATATTGGTACAATACTTCGTACAGCAATAGCTGTTGGATTAAAAGAAATAATTCTAACAAATGGTACTGTAGACCCATTTAATCCTAAAGCAATCCGGGCAGGCATGGGAGCACAGTTTAGTTTAGATTTTTATTATCTTGATAATCTCAAACAATTAAAAACTATATCTAAGCTTAAAAATTATAAAGTATGGCTAACAACTCCTCATGAAGGAGTGTCTTGTTATGATAGAAAGTTCCAGCTTAAAGACAGTATATTAGTTTTTGGTGAAGAGGCAAATGGAATACAGGATTTCTCTGTAGGTGAAAAAACAATGATTCCAACTCTTAGTAATATTGAATCATTAAATGTGGCTCAAGCAGCAACTATCTATTTATTTGAAGGTTTGAGACAAAAACTGTTAAAATAG
- the alaS gene encoding alanine--tRNA ligase codes for MTTTKELRNKFINYFKSKNHSYQPSSSLIPFGDETLLFTNAGMVQFKDVFLGFEQRDFSRAVTVQKCLRAGGKHNDLDNVGYTARHHTFFEMLGNFSFGDYFKKEAIEFAWEFLTKEIKLSVEKLWVTIYATDEEAFDVWHNHICLPKERIIRIDSSDNFWSMGDTGPCGPCTEIFYDHGEDVSGGLPGTPEEDGDRYIEIWNIVFMQYNRHADGSTSDLPKPSVDTGMGLERIAAILQNVHNNYDIDLFQALIKKAQQITNTEDADSASLKVIADHIRSCTFLIADGVLPSNEGRGYVLRRIIRRAIRHGNKLGANEVFFYKLVDELVNQMGDAYPQLVEKRELIEKALIKEEELFLKTIEKGIKIFEAEIGNLKDNRISGDVAFKLYDTYGFPLDLTADMAREKGLMVDEPTFQKLMQEQKQRSKDAGKFNIDYNNMINSQVKSEFKGYSTLIEDAKVLEIYQDGILVDEVVEQTLAIVVLDKTPFYAESGGQVGDKGFLEGAGIEFIVEDVQKSGSAILHLGKISKGVLRKSDEVTARVNDQQRLAIAANHSATHLLHKALNIVLGDHAEQKGSLVDQRKLRFDFIHDKALSRKQIEQIETLVNQQIRINHPVNTIETSQEKAENMGAEALFGEKYGDIVRVISMGNFSIELCGGTHVSYTGDIGLFKIVSEGGIASGIRRIEAITTQQAIDYTFEIENKVVTIKKFLKANDSNIFDKLESLLEQVKNQEKQIAKLKKDLLSGSSSDIKEQRYGDTIVVVANIEGADVKMLREKIDDYKSKNDKVVAVLSTINSSKVQFVIGVSKSLTSLIKAGDIARELSSHIDGKGGGRPDMAQGGGNNSANLDGALAKVEKFICRNIKE; via the coding sequence ATGACTACTACTAAAGAGTTACGTAATAAGTTTATAAATTATTTTAAGTCAAAAAACCATTCGTACCAGCCAAGTTCATCACTAATACCTTTTGGGGATGAAACATTACTTTTTACAAATGCAGGAATGGTTCAATTTAAAGATGTTTTCCTTGGTTTTGAACAAAGAGATTTTTCACGTGCAGTAACTGTACAAAAATGTTTAAGAGCTGGTGGTAAACATAATGATTTAGACAATGTTGGTTATACAGCTAGACATCACACGTTTTTTGAAATGCTAGGTAACTTTAGTTTTGGGGACTATTTTAAGAAAGAAGCAATTGAGTTTGCTTGGGAGTTTTTAACTAAAGAAATTAAGTTATCTGTAGAAAAGCTATGGGTTACTATATATGCTACAGATGAAGAGGCTTTTGATGTCTGGCATAACCATATATGCTTGCCTAAAGAAAGAATTATTCGCATAGATTCGTCTGATAATTTTTGGTCAATGGGAGATACTGGCCCATGTGGACCGTGTACCGAGATTTTTTATGATCATGGTGAAGATGTATCTGGAGGATTACCAGGGACACCTGAAGAAGATGGGGATAGGTATATTGAGATTTGGAATATTGTGTTTATGCAATATAATCGTCATGCTGATGGTAGTACTTCAGATTTACCAAAGCCTTCAGTGGATACTGGTATGGGGCTAGAGAGAATTGCAGCTATCCTTCAAAATGTACATAATAATTATGATATAGATCTTTTCCAAGCACTAATTAAAAAAGCCCAACAAATAACAAATACTGAGGATGCTGATTCAGCATCATTGAAAGTTATCGCAGATCATATTCGTTCATGCACATTTTTAATTGCTGATGGGGTTTTGCCTTCTAATGAAGGCCGTGGCTATGTTTTACGTAGAATTATTCGTCGAGCAATCCGTCATGGTAATAAGTTAGGTGCTAATGAAGTATTTTTTTATAAACTCGTTGATGAGTTGGTTAATCAAATGGGTGATGCATATCCTCAGTTAGTTGAAAAAAGAGAACTTATAGAAAAAGCTTTAATAAAAGAAGAAGAACTTTTCTTAAAGACTATTGAAAAAGGTATAAAAATATTTGAAGCAGAAATAGGAAATTTAAAAGATAATAGAATTTCCGGAGATGTTGCTTTTAAGCTTTATGATACTTATGGTTTTCCTTTAGATCTTACAGCAGATATGGCAAGAGAAAAGGGCTTAATGGTTGATGAACCTACCTTCCAAAAGTTGATGCAAGAACAAAAACAAAGATCAAAAGATGCTGGCAAATTTAATATCGATTATAATAATATGATTAACTCTCAAGTTAAATCTGAGTTTAAGGGATACTCAACCTTAATAGAAGATGCTAAAGTTCTTGAAATATACCAAGATGGTATTCTTGTAGATGAAGTGGTAGAGCAAACGTTAGCTATTGTAGTATTGGATAAAACTCCTTTTTATGCAGAGTCTGGTGGACAAGTTGGTGATAAAGGCTTTCTTGAGGGAGCAGGAATAGAGTTTATAGTTGAAGATGTGCAAAAGTCAGGTAGTGCTATTTTACATTTAGGTAAAATTTCTAAAGGAGTTTTACGGAAAAGTGATGAAGTAACTGCAAGAGTAAATGACCAGCAAAGATTAGCTATAGCTGCAAACCATAGTGCAACACATCTATTGCATAAAGCTTTAAATATTGTATTAGGAGATCATGCAGAGCAAAAAGGATCATTGGTTGATCAAAGAAAACTAAGATTTGATTTTATTCATGATAAGGCTCTATCTAGAAAACAAATTGAACAAATTGAGACTCTAGTGAATCAGCAAATTAGAATAAACCACCCTGTGAATACTATAGAAACATCACAAGAAAAAGCTGAAAATATGGGAGCAGAAGCTTTATTTGGTGAAAAGTATGGAGATATTGTTCGAGTTATATCAATGGGTAATTTTTCGATAGAACTATGTGGTGGGACACATGTGAGTTATACCGGAGATATTGGCTTATTTAAAATAGTTTCAGAAGGCGGTATTGCTTCTGGAATTAGAAGAATAGAGGCAATAACTACTCAACAGGCTATAGATTATACCTTTGAGATAGAAAATAAAGTTGTAACTATTAAAAAGTTTTTAAAAGCAAATGATAGTAATATTTTTGATAAATTAGAGTCTTTACTAGAGCAAGTCAAAAACCAAGAAAAGCAGATAGCTAAATTAAAGAAGGATTTGTTATCTGGATCAAGTAGTGATATCAAAGAACAAAGGTATGGTGATACAATTGTAGTTGTTGCTAATATTGAGGGTGCAGATGTTAAGATGTTACGTGAGAAAATCGATGATTATAAATCTAAAAATGACAAAGTAGTTGCAGTTTTAAGTACTATTAATTCTAGTAAAGTACAGTTTGTAATTGGAGTAAGTAAATCTCTAACATCATTAATAAAAGCAGGTGATATTGCTAGAGAATTGAGTTCTCATATAGATGGTAAAGGTGGCGGACGTCCTGATATGGCTCAGGGCGGTGGTAATAATTCTGCAAATCTTGATGGTGCTTTAGCTAAAGTTGAGAAGTTTATTTGCAGAAATATAAAAGAGTAA